The proteins below are encoded in one region of Campylobacter rectus:
- a CDS encoding autotransporter domain-containing protein: MRNTQNLKSAYRHEYKTQTNGFTKLSSVAATAILLAVSNFAADFATINSNIENGTTAQKYYYFTGTQKKINLTKNTVKQNDFSGSVIAALSDENLNKDKDLSGYALNVKNLDFLSVKIKPRILAAGAYSSNVSQNTLNLSDSVNGTNVEARGGHSYKGAAQNNKVNITASKIDAVLGGSSRIAKANSNKVVIKSNGQTASEVRVAHGGRTWFSKNGAHNNEVTVIGSNAFWVYGGESQGGDITSNKVAVMSDGKIKSLSRGVFGGKSVNGTKGNVNQNEVTIIGSDVEPSFEEDSGVYGGRASYGNANLNKVAVMSDGKNRSIVQANIYGGRSVGRSSFGAAPSEVNQNEVTLIGSEAAEIYGGETGGGNANLNKVALRSDGANKSQAGIVYGGKSLTNSADKNEVGIFNSAVRKDVYGGHTGYGTGNADANKITLSDANIGGSVYGGYNEGFTGSAINNIINLKNSVRVGGDIVGGKAESQMHISGNTLNVYSNDITAGNVKNFETYNFYLPQDTKAGSDIISLSSNEDTDLKGAKFKVTIDGRAPKLNINETVNLIKKTGASGKILADDEIKYETASGTLNDYKFEIKKTGDTTLSATLKEKSPGSKGKRLLKSAAAPTNLNGKMNDVASDAIGSVEVDLNRLENANLFAMKDSYARLAYADKLDFRSDAGAPDLGIGERERLIMSFAGINGFKANYDKSDTDLKGFAVAAGLATKIDEKVFGLFAEHGYAKFDNHNFDGKVKNYGGGVFARFNLQNDFYVDTLLRVGKTKSEFSGYDTQATYYGANLGVGKKLNLGDFSMDNCVSYAFFYTGSDETDIGGRIIKFDDTKTNITKIYSKLIYNG; this comes from the coding sequence ATGAGAAATACACAAAATTTAAAATCCGCATATAGACACGAGTATAAGACGCAAACAAACGGATTTACGAAGCTAAGTTCGGTTGCGGCAACGGCTATTTTACTCGCCGTTTCAAATTTTGCGGCCGATTTCGCTACGATAAACTCAAACATAGAAAACGGCACCACCGCTCAAAAATATTATTATTTTACCGGCACTCAAAAAAAGATAAATTTGACCAAAAATACAGTCAAGCAAAATGACTTTTCAGGAAGTGTGATAGCGGCTCTGAGCGACGAAAATTTAAATAAAGATAAAGATTTGAGCGGTTATGCGCTAAATGTAAAAAATTTGGATTTTTTAAGCGTTAAAATAAAACCGCGAATTTTGGCCGCGGGCGCGTATAGCTCAAACGTCTCGCAAAATACGTTAAATTTGTCGGATTCCGTAAATGGAACGAATGTAGAAGCTCGCGGCGGACACTCGTATAAAGGCGCGGCCCAAAATAATAAAGTAAATATAACAGCCTCAAAAATCGATGCCGTCCTCGGCGGAAGCTCAAGGATCGCAAAGGCGAATTCAAACAAAGTCGTTATCAAATCAAACGGGCAAACCGCTTCGGAGGTTAGAGTCGCGCACGGCGGCAGGACCTGGTTTAGCAAAAACGGAGCGCATAACAACGAAGTAACCGTCATCGGCTCAAACGCTTTTTGGGTCTACGGCGGCGAGTCGCAAGGCGGAGACATAACCTCAAACAAAGTCGCCGTAATGTCCGACGGTAAAATCAAATCGCTCTCAAGAGGCGTATTCGGCGGCAAGAGCGTAAACGGCACGAAAGGCAACGTAAATCAAAACGAAGTAACCATAATAGGCTCGGATGTAGAACCGAGCTTTGAAGAAGATAGCGGCGTTTATGGCGGAAGGGCCAGCTACGGCAACGCAAATTTAAACAAAGTCGCCGTTATGTCCGACGGTAAAAATCGCTCTATCGTGCAAGCAAATATTTACGGAGGGCGAAGCGTAGGCAGAAGCTCTTTTGGCGCTGCTCCAAGCGAAGTTAATCAAAACGAAGTAACGCTTATAGGCTCTGAGGCGGCAGAAATTTACGGCGGCGAAACCGGAGGCGGTAATGCAAATTTAAACAAAGTCGCGCTAAGGTCGGACGGCGCAAATAAATCGCAAGCAGGCATCGTCTACGGAGGCAAATCGCTAACAAATAGCGCCGACAAAAACGAGGTAGGCATCTTTAACTCGGCGGTTAGAAAGGACGTTTACGGCGGCCATACGGGTTACGGAACGGGTAACGCCGACGCGAATAAAATAACGTTAAGCGACGCAAATATCGGCGGTAGTGTTTATGGCGGATACAACGAAGGTTTTACGGGAAGCGCGATAAATAACATAATAAATTTAAAAAATAGCGTAAGAGTCGGTGGCGACATAGTAGGCGGCAAAGCCGAAAGCCAAATGCACATAAGCGGCAATACCCTCAATGTTTATTCTAACGACATAACAGCGGGAAACGTCAAAAATTTCGAGACCTACAACTTCTACCTACCTCAAGATACGAAAGCCGGAAGCGATATCATTTCGTTAAGCTCAAACGAAGACACCGACTTAAAAGGCGCGAAATTTAAGGTCACGATAGACGGACGGGCTCCAAAGCTCAATATCAACGAAACGGTAAATTTGATCAAAAAAACGGGCGCATCGGGTAAAATTTTAGCCGACGACGAGATAAAATACGAAACCGCTTCCGGCACTTTAAACGATTATAAATTTGAAATAAAAAAGACCGGCGATACGACCTTGAGCGCGACTCTCAAAGAAAAATCGCCCGGCTCTAAAGGCAAAAGACTGCTGAAAAGCGCAGCCGCTCCGACGAACCTAAACGGCAAGATGAACGACGTGGCTAGCGACGCTATCGGCAGCGTCGAGGTTGATCTAAACCGCCTTGAAAACGCGAATTTATTTGCTATGAAAGATAGCTACGCCAGACTGGCCTACGCCGATAAACTGGACTTTAGAAGCGACGCCGGAGCGCCGGATTTGGGTATAGGCGAGCGCGAAAGGCTCATAATGAGCTTTGCCGGCATAAACGGCTTTAAAGCAAACTACGACAAAAGCGATACCGACCTAAAAGGTTTCGCCGTAGCCGCCGGTTTAGCCACGAAGATAGACGAAAAAGTATTTGGCCTATTTGCCGAGCACGGATATGCAAAATTCGACAACCACAATTTCGACGGCAAAGTAAAAAACTACGGCGGCGGCGTCTTTGCCAGATTTAATCTACAAAACGATTTTTACGTAGATACCTTGCTACGAGTCGGTAAAACCAAAAGCGAATTTAGCGGGTATGATACGCAGGCGACGTATTACGGCGCAAATTTAGGCGTAGGCAAAAAGCTGAATCTCGGAGATTTTAGTATGGATAACTGCGTATCTTACGCGTTTTTCTACACCGGAAGCGACGAAACCGATATCGGCGGCAGGATTATTAAATTTGACGATACAAAAACCAATATCACCAAAATTTACTCAAAATTAATTTACAACGGCTAA
- a CDS encoding aldehyde dehydrogenase family protein, whose amino-acid sequence MVKLQEKYGLFINGEFVLASGGKTLDTFDPATGKKLAAIADASKEDVDAAVKAAREAFKTFRRSTVSERSRILLKIADIIDANKDFLAAVETMDNGKPIRETLNVDVPYAAEHFRYFAGVIQGEEGSANVLEEKHLSLILREPIGVVAQIVPWNFPFLMAAWKLAPVIAAGDTSVLKPSSETSLSVLELMRLIKDVLPKGVVNVITGKGSGAGEFLQKHGGIDKIAFTGSTEIGREIAISAAEKIIPATLELGGKSANIIYADADFDLALDGVQMGILFNQGQVCCAGSRIFVEEKIYDKFIAAAVEKFKNLKVGDPLDPKTQMGSQINAKQAAKIIEYINIGVKEGAKIAVGGKLAAAGGSFVEPTLLVDVSNDMRVAREEIFGPVGVVIKFKNEDELIKMVNDSEYGLGGGVFTQDITRAIRTARAMETGRVWINCYNQIPAGSPFGGYKSSGIGRETHKIILEHYTQMKNIMVNLTGKVSSFY is encoded by the coding sequence ATGGTTAAGTTGCAAGAAAAATACGGCCTTTTTATAAACGGCGAATTCGTCCTCGCAAGCGGCGGCAAGACGCTAGATACCTTTGATCCCGCCACCGGCAAAAAGCTAGCCGCGATCGCGGACGCGAGCAAAGAGGACGTGGACGCCGCGGTCAAGGCCGCTCGCGAAGCGTTTAAGACGTTTCGCCGTAGCACGGTGAGCGAGCGAAGCAGAATTTTGCTCAAGATCGCCGACATAATCGATGCAAACAAAGACTTTTTGGCCGCGGTCGAGACGATGGACAACGGCAAGCCTATCCGCGAGACGCTAAACGTGGATGTGCCGTATGCGGCGGAGCATTTTAGGTATTTTGCGGGCGTGATCCAGGGCGAAGAAGGCAGCGCGAACGTGCTCGAAGAAAAGCACCTCTCGCTCATCCTGCGCGAGCCTATCGGCGTCGTAGCGCAGATCGTGCCGTGGAATTTCCCGTTTTTGATGGCGGCGTGGAAGCTAGCTCCGGTCATCGCAGCCGGCGACACGAGCGTGCTAAAGCCGTCGTCTGAAACGAGTCTGAGCGTGCTCGAGCTAATGCGCCTCATCAAAGACGTGCTGCCAAAAGGCGTCGTAAACGTGATAACAGGCAAAGGCAGCGGCGCGGGCGAGTTTTTACAAAAACACGGCGGCATCGATAAGATCGCATTTACCGGCTCGACCGAGATCGGACGCGAGATCGCTATTTCGGCGGCTGAAAAAATCATCCCCGCAACGCTCGAGCTAGGCGGCAAATCGGCCAACATCATCTACGCCGACGCAGACTTTGACTTGGCTCTAGACGGCGTTCAGATGGGCATTTTGTTTAACCAAGGACAAGTTTGCTGCGCGGGCAGTAGGATATTTGTCGAGGAGAAAATTTACGACAAATTTATCGCCGCGGCGGTGGAGAAATTTAAAAATCTAAAAGTCGGCGATCCTCTGGATCCAAAGACGCAGATGGGCTCTCAGATCAACGCCAAACAGGCCGCCAAGATCATCGAGTACATCAATATCGGCGTCAAAGAAGGCGCCAAAATCGCCGTCGGAGGCAAACTCGCGGCCGCAGGAGGTAGCTTCGTCGAGCCGACGCTGCTAGTGGACGTGAGCAACGATATGCGCGTAGCCAGAGAGGAAATTTTCGGCCCGGTAGGCGTCGTGATCAAATTTAAAAACGAGGACGAGCTCATCAAGATGGTAAACGACAGCGAATACGGCCTAGGCGGCGGCGTTTTCACGCAGGACATCACTCGCGCTATCCGCACCGCTCGCGCGATGGAGACGGGCCGCGTGTGGATAAACTGCTACAACCAGATCCCGGCGGGCAGCCCTTTTGGCGGCTACAAGAGCTCGGGTATCGGCCGCGAAACGCACAAAATCATCCTTGAGCACTACACTCAGATGAAAAATATCATGGTAAATTTGACGGGCAAGGTCAGTTCGTTTTATTGA
- a CDS encoding DUF4214 domain-containing protein — MSLTQSHISALYIALFGRASEGAGNKFWLNAANTQNLSMADIANAMLNTGAAKEYFGGNLNTDEKFINHIYENVLGKGAGIDKEGKAFWINKLKEGANKGFIASQLLKEALDPKYSNSTDEATKAAHNLLVNKVLASNMVADSIQNVPNSSIQNALKSFTDINSNISSTLKANDIKKVIQDNKGNLTVDESKLDESAKQNNKVKILSQVTGKSEDEIKQILPKEDNPSTPDTPTPPDNPTPPTPPAPNPQPEPNPNPPQPPVPNPEPNKEVDVATFLQQAVKPENADKKFDIKDTSAAINEKIAELAAYKDKVKSLVSTQNDKPISVTKSQFEAITADKFSKDNKIEVKDLEAGDKALALNDKVDSFTMKAGNFLKIEADDFAKLKDKAPDDSIAVDDDWGFMNGIPSLSAAATLSKIHSIKFKISSSVSLNNPNYVITKEFFDKIIAGKIWLNDVTDSKKDIELVKHNVVERFFIKEGKEFTVNVADFNAIKDKISKADKVNIQDTSENISKNLDVIQKYLTKIKTLDSSDNKKINIEKEKYEALKDVISQDDKDNGVYEVKKSDLNVADFLKEAAKPENADKKFDIKDTSAAINEKIAELAAYKDKVKSLVSTQNDKPISVTKSQFEAITADKFSKDNKIEVKDLEAGDKALALNDKVDSFTMKAGNFLKIEADDFAKLKDKAPDNSIDIHDRYGFLNAVASISKVDTLSKIHSIKFNVGALALDADDPTYTLTKAFLDKIVAGKIWLNGVTNSKNDMELIKHDTVEKFFIKEGYDLTVSIADFNLIKDKMSKKGKVNIQDTSENISKNLDVIQKYLTKIKTLDSSDNKKINIEKSKYEAIKDIVSQDDKDNNVYDVKGPTPDEMPTPDPSESPKPVYGETENAVYEYKGITQIKNTDGSTTYNIGKADDLEGGTHVIHTKPGDVIDFAKDITSIERLANKLEHKDGGLPANSIKYFMRGDDLYVYISRNDANKIKGDVYDAGIDTLLVFKNVNLGKVKIGESAQGTTDGRFKLYGNTKKEGLVKVSDEKGFVKFFGDEAPGVKIPGIDNIYKDADGKYFIDAAGTQPLDTDSMAVRWIDFGEKGVFAIGVKGYAGLMSLLNMDQIKKLSFESVASNLHDGDTLKLGDTTYTFLRADQIKEIKIGNDKTNPHNNFIYKSMNPNAMTTQLVKDKAVTVEKFFDGDFNANYMLENDTVTYKNVKYTFGADQKITKIEGYGKKDGFDTIEDIGVSAKTLKELKQAFMDKVADNSITKLKIDENVNFETLKNLESIASKFKADAINKVELSIDELAKLSSTLVSKISDAGITLKGGVLDTNTLEAVKANGGFDKLKAGSIKDIDMTAEAAKALLSTPGAHTKFANKSINIKGSNSKEIQKLLDYLDTDNNTRYLANKIKSIDSTTNDDRISVSREMFNKLGEDAFATDDTIRATDLQPKDKAIALSDKVDVFTMADFFGMQSLLEVTVQEFKKILQEHKSSSATFTIKDTSANIQNGIMDLIANKDRLGDKGQGIDSTENNVPIDLSNLTKEQYDSIKGKFSAYDKVIPPASSAYDDAIPYSEYEENKSMYASGQDIKIKDLPSNGSTQATDANETFIFDKTVKNFQISDFGTNDKINLKNLGATDSNLVKISSAQSAQNGKIYKADIASDIENKNFSGSDFAELAQYLNAIEANGKAVFAAKGKDQTQIYSISDDGDGIIEKDEIKLVATITNDKYQGVDLTENNMDFS; from the coding sequence ATGTCCCTAACCCAGTCCCATATCTCTGCTTTATACATAGCATTGTTTGGTAGAGCCAGTGAAGGCGCCGGAAATAAATTCTGGCTAAATGCCGCAAATACTCAAAACCTAAGTATGGCAGATATCGCAAACGCTATGCTTAATACCGGTGCGGCAAAAGAGTATTTCGGAGGTAATTTAAATACCGACGAAAAGTTTATAAACCATATCTATGAAAACGTACTGGGTAAAGGTGCGGGTATAGATAAAGAGGGTAAAGCCTTTTGGATAAATAAATTAAAAGAAGGAGCTAATAAAGGTTTTATAGCAAGCCAGCTTCTTAAAGAAGCTCTTGATCCTAAATACTCAAACAGTACCGATGAAGCTACTAAAGCGGCTCACAATCTTTTAGTAAATAAAGTACTTGCTTCAAATATGGTAGCAGATAGCATACAAAACGTTCCTAACTCAAGCATACAAAACGCTTTAAAATCTTTTACGGATATTAATAGCAATATATCCTCTACTTTAAAAGCAAATGATATAAAAAAGGTTATACAAGACAATAAAGGAAATTTAACCGTAGACGAATCCAAACTGGATGAATCCGCAAAACAAAACAATAAGGTTAAGATTTTATCTCAAGTAACGGGTAAGAGTGAAGATGAGATAAAACAGATACTGCCTAAAGAAGATAATCCAAGTACTCCGGATACCCCTACTCCACCCGATAACCCTACTCCTCCTACTCCTCCTGCGCCAAATCCGCAGCCTGAACCGAACCCGAATCCTCCTCAACCGCCGGTACCGAATCCTGAACCGAATAAAGAGGTCGATGTAGCTACGTTTTTACAACAAGCCGTAAAACCCGAGAATGCGGATAAGAAATTCGACATAAAGGATACGTCGGCAGCCATAAATGAAAAGATCGCAGAACTGGCGGCGTATAAAGACAAGGTAAAATCCCTCGTCTCAACTCAAAACGATAAACCTATAAGCGTTACGAAATCTCAATTTGAAGCGATAACGGCGGATAAATTCAGCAAAGACAACAAAATAGAAGTTAAAGATCTTGAAGCTGGAGATAAAGCGCTTGCACTAAACGATAAAGTCGATAGCTTTACGATGAAGGCGGGCAATTTTTTAAAGATAGAGGCGGACGATTTTGCAAAGTTAAAAGATAAAGCTCCGGACGACTCTATCGCCGTTGACGACGACTGGGGATTTATGAACGGGATACCTAGTCTAAGTGCGGCCGCTACGCTCTCTAAAATCCATAGTATAAAATTTAAAATTAGCTCAAGTGTTAGCCTTAATAACCCAAACTACGTAATCACCAAAGAGTTTTTTGACAAAATAATAGCAGGTAAAATTTGGCTAAATGATGTTACTGACAGCAAAAAAGATATAGAACTAGTCAAACATAACGTAGTCGAGAGATTTTTTATAAAAGAAGGCAAAGAATTTACCGTAAATGTCGCCGACTTTAACGCTATAAAAGATAAAATATCAAAAGCCGATAAAGTAAATATCCAAGATACGTCTGAAAATATATCAAAGAATCTTGACGTCATACAAAAATATCTAACTAAAATCAAAACTCTAGATAGTTCGGATAATAAAAAAATAAATATAGAAAAAGAAAAATACGAAGCTTTAAAAGACGTAATATCCCAGGACGATAAAGATAACGGAGTGTATGAAGTAAAAAAGAGCGATCTTAACGTGGCGGATTTCTTAAAAGAAGCCGCAAAACCTGAGAATGCGGATAAGAAATTCGACATAAAGGATACGTCGGCAGCCATAAATGAAAAGATCGCAGAACTGGCGGCGTATAAAGACAAGGTAAAATCCCTCGTCTCAACTCAAAACGATAAACCTATAAGCGTTACGAAATCTCAATTTGAAGCGATAACGGCGGATAAATTCAGCAAAGACAACAAAATAGAAGTTAAAGATCTTGAAGCTGGAGATAAAGCGCTTGCACTAAACGATAAAGTCGATAGCTTTACGATGAAGGCGGGCAATTTTTTAAAGATAGAGGCGGACGATTTTGCAAAGTTAAAAGATAAAGCTCCGGATAATTCTATCGATATACATGATAGATACGGCTTTTTAAACGCGGTAGCGAGCATAAGCAAGGTTGATACGCTTTCTAAAATACACAGCATCAAATTTAACGTCGGCGCCCTAGCTTTAGATGCGGACGATCCTACATACACCCTTACAAAAGCATTTTTGGATAAGATAGTAGCAGGTAAAATTTGGCTAAACGGCGTTACTAACAGCAAAAACGATATGGAGCTAATCAAACACGATACGGTCGAGAAATTTTTCATAAAAGAGGGCTATGATCTTACCGTAAGCATCGCCGATTTTAACCTTATAAAAGACAAAATGTCAAAGAAAGGCAAAGTAAATATCCAAGATACGTCCGAAAATATATCAAAGAATCTTGACGTCATACAAAAATATCTAACTAAAATCAAAACCCTAGATAGCTCGGATAATAAAAAAATAAACATCGAAAAATCAAAATACGAAGCTATAAAAGATATAGTGTCGCAGGATGATAAGGATAATAACGTTTACGATGTTAAGGGACCGACTCCTGATGAAATGCCGACTCCTGATCCTAGCGAGAGCCCAAAACCAGTTTACGGGGAGACGGAAAACGCGGTATACGAATATAAAGGAATCACTCAGATAAAAAATACCGACGGTTCGACAACCTATAATATCGGCAAGGCCGACGATCTTGAAGGCGGTACGCATGTCATCCATACCAAACCGGGCGATGTTATCGATTTTGCAAAAGATATAACATCCATAGAAAGACTTGCAAATAAACTCGAACACAAAGACGGCGGGTTGCCGGCAAATTCCATAAAATATTTTATGAGAGGCGACGATCTTTACGTCTATATCTCGAGAAACGATGCAAACAAAATAAAAGGGGACGTGTATGATGCGGGCATAGATACGTTGCTTGTATTTAAGAATGTAAATTTAGGTAAAGTAAAAATCGGAGAATCCGCACAAGGAACGACCGACGGTAGATTTAAACTCTACGGTAATACTAAAAAAGAAGGCCTTGTAAAAGTAAGCGATGAAAAAGGTTTCGTTAAATTTTTTGGAGATGAGGCTCCGGGAGTTAAAATACCGGGGATAGACAATATCTACAAAGACGCGGACGGAAAATATTTCATAGATGCGGCCGGCACTCAACCTCTCGATACGGACAGTATGGCCGTAAGATGGATCGACTTTGGAGAAAAAGGGGTTTTCGCCATAGGAGTCAAAGGTTATGCGGGACTTATGAGTCTTTTAAATATGGATCAAATAAAAAAATTAAGCTTTGAATCGGTCGCTAGCAACCTTCACGACGGAGATACCTTAAAACTCGGCGATACTACGTATACTTTCCTAAGAGCCGATCAGATAAAAGAGATCAAAATCGGCAACGATAAAACAAATCCTCACAACAACTTTATCTACAAAAGTATGAATCCTAATGCTATGACGACGCAGTTGGTAAAAGATAAAGCCGTAACCGTAGAAAAATTCTTCGATGGAGACTTTAACGCTAATTATATGCTTGAAAACGATACCGTTACATATAAAAACGTCAAATACACCTTTGGCGCCGATCAAAAGATAACAAAGATAGAAGGTTACGGCAAAAAAGACGGTTTTGATACCATAGAAGATATCGGCGTTTCCGCTAAAACGCTCAAAGAATTAAAACAAGCCTTTATGGATAAAGTGGCCGACAACAGCATAACCAAACTCAAAATCGACGAAAATGTAAATTTTGAAACGCTTAAAAACCTGGAAAGCATCGCAAGCAAATTTAAGGCCGATGCGATAAATAAAGTCGAGCTTAGCATAGACGAGCTTGCAAAACTTTCATCGACGCTCGTATCTAAAATTTCGGACGCCGGCATAACGCTTAAAGGCGGAGTTTTAGATACCAATACGCTTGAGGCCGTTAAAGCAAACGGAGGCTTTGATAAGCTTAAAGCGGGCAGCATAAAAGACATCGATATGACCGCAGAAGCCGCAAAAGCTCTGCTTTCAACCCCCGGCGCCCACACTAAATTTGCAAATAAGTCCATCAACATAAAAGGCTCAAATTCAAAAGAGATACAAAAGCTGCTTGATTATCTTGATACGGACAACAATACCCGGTATCTCGCCAACAAGATCAAGTCCATAGACTCGACGACAAACGACGATAGAATTTCGGTGAGCAGAGAGATGTTTAATAAACTGGGCGAAGATGCGTTTGCTACGGACGATACCATAAGAGCTACCGATTTACAGCCTAAAGATAAAGCCATAGCTTTAAGCGATAAAGTCGATGTATTTACTATGGCCGACTTTTTCGGTATGCAATCATTGCTGGAAGTTACCGTGCAGGAATTTAAAAAGATACTGCAAGAGCATAAAAGCTCCAGCGCGACTTTCACGATCAAAGATACTTCCGCAAACATCCAAAACGGCATCATGGATCTCATAGCCAACAAAGATAGATTGGGCGATAAAGGACAAGGCATAGACAGTACCGAAAACAACGTGCCTATCGACCTTTCCAACCTCACAAAAGAGCAGTATGACTCCATCAAAGGTAAATTTAGCGCATACGACAAAGTCATACCGCCTGCCTCAAGCGCATATGACGATGCCATACCATACTCCGAATACGAAGAAAACAAGTCTATGTATGCAAGCGGACAAGATATCAAGATCAAAGATCTGCCTTCAAACGGTTCTACGCAGGCAACCGATGCGAACGAAACCTTTATCTTCGATAAAACCGTTAAAAATTTCCAAATTTCCGACTTTGGAACAAACGATAAAATCAACCTAAAAAATCTTGGCGCGACAGACTCGAATTTGGTCAAGATAAGCTCCGCTCAAAGCGCGCAAAACGGTAAAATTTATAAAGCCGACATAGCAAGCGATATCGAAAATAAAAACTTTTCAGGTAGCGATTTCGCCGAACTAGCGCAATACCTTAACGCCATCGAGGCAAACGGCAAGGCGGTGTTTGCGGCAAAAGGCAAAGATCAAACCCAAATTTACAGCATCAGCGACGACGGAGACGGCATCATCGAAAAGGATGAAATTAAGCTTGTCGCAACAATCACGAACGACAAATATCAAGGTGTTGACTTAACAGAAAATAATATGGATTTCTCGTAG